In Arthrobacter sp. CJ23, the genomic window AAGCATGATGATGGTGGGGCCGGTCTTCGCCAGGCGGATGCGGCGGGTCTCGCCACCGAGGATCTCGACCAGTTCCTCGTTGACGATCTTGACGATCTGCTGGCTCGGGTTCAGCGCACCGGAAACCTCGGCACCGAGGGAGCGCTCACGGATGCGGCCCGTGAACTCGCGGACCACGGGCACGGCAACGTCCGCGTCCAGCAGGGCGCGGCGGATCTCCCGGACGGTGGCATCGACATCGGCCTCGGAGAGGCGGCCCTTGCCACGGAGATTCTTGAAGGTTGCTGTCAACCGGTCAGAGAGTGAATTGAACACGCGCCGTGCACTTCTTTCGATGGTCTACGAATGGCGGCCGAAAACGGCACACCTGAGTCTTGACGATTCCTGCCCCAACAAATTTGTCTCAACTACGTTTGTCTCAACTACGGGGACTCGACTATCTAGGGTACCAAGTCGCACCTTCAAGATGGCATGCTGGCACGGTGACCAGCAAAACAACAGTGAAAACGTTGCTCATCCTCGGTGCATCAGGCGATCTGACGGGCCGGCTGCTGCTTCCCGGCCTCGCCGGGCTCCTCGCGACCGGCCGCGCCGCCGGCCTGAAACTCGTGGGGGCAGGCTCGGACCCGTGGACCGCCGCACAGTGGCAGGGACGCGTGGCCGGCGCCTTTGCGGCGGCCACCGATGGCGCCGATGCTGCCGGCAAGGAGGCCCTGGCCGGCGTCACGGCGGGCACCGTCTACCACCAGCTCGACGTCACCGCCGAGGGCCCGCTGGCTTCCCTGCTGGCCGGCCTGGAGGCGCCGGTGGCGGTGTACTTCGCGTTGCCGCCGCACGTCAGCCAGAAGGCCTGCGAGGTGCTCCGAGGCGGGCAGCTGCCACAGGGAACGCGGCTGGTCATGGAAAAGCCCTTCGGTTCCGGATCGGAATCGGCCTCCGAGCTGAACCGCACCCTGGCCGCACTGGTCCCGGAAGACCACATCCACCGCGTGGACCACTTCCTGGGCAAGGCCACGGTGCTGAACATCCTGGGCCTGCGCTTCGCCAACCGCTTCCTGGAGCCCGTGTGGAACCGGGAGCACATCGAGAAGGTGGAGATCATCTTCGACGAGGACCTCGCCCTCGAGGGCAGGGCCCGCTACTACGACGGCGCGGGCGCCCTGCGGGACATGGTCCAGAGCCACCTGCTCCACATCATGGCCCTGCTGGCCATCGACGCCCCGGCCACCATCGGGGAGCGCGACCTCCGCGACGCCATCGCCACGGTGCTGCGGGCAAGCAGCATCGCCGCACCCTACCGGGCCTCGACCAGGCGGGCCCGCTACACGGCCGGCGCCATCGGCGGGCGCGCCGTCCCGGACTATGCCTCCGAGGAGGGAGTGGACCCGGCCCGCAACACCGAGACCCTGGCGGAGGTCCGCGTGGAGATCGACAACTGGCGCTGGCAGGGCGTGCCGTTCATCCTGCGCTCCGGCAAGGCGCTGGGCCGCAAGCGCAAGGAAGCCGTGGTCACGTTCCGGCCCGTGCCGCACCTGCCCACGGGCTTCTCCGGGGTGGACTCCCCCAACCAGCTGCGCATCGGCTTCGGCCCGGACACCCTGCAGCTGGACGTCGACGTGAACGGCCCCGGGGACATGTTCACCCTGGACCGCGCCACGCTCCTCGCCCAGCTCAACGCCCCCGGCATGCTCCCCTACGGTGAAGTCCTGGAGGGCGTCATCACGGGCGA contains:
- a CDS encoding glucose-6-phosphate dehydrogenase, whose product is MTSKTTVKTLLILGASGDLTGRLLLPGLAGLLATGRAAGLKLVGAGSDPWTAAQWQGRVAGAFAAATDGADAAGKEALAGVTAGTVYHQLDVTAEGPLASLLAGLEAPVAVYFALPPHVSQKACEVLRGGQLPQGTRLVMEKPFGSGSESASELNRTLAALVPEDHIHRVDHFLGKATVLNILGLRFANRFLEPVWNREHIEKVEIIFDEDLALEGRARYYDGAGALRDMVQSHLLHIMALLAIDAPATIGERDLRDAIATVLRASSIAAPYRASTRRARYTAGAIGGRAVPDYASEEGVDPARNTETLAEVRVEIDNWRWQGVPFILRSGKALGRKRKEAVVTFRPVPHLPTGFSGVDSPNQLRIGFGPDTLQLDVDVNGPGDMFTLDRATLLAQLNAPGMLPYGEVLEGVITGDPLLSVRGDTAEDCWRIVEPVLEAWQSGSVPLDEYDAGSAGPAGWPTAVGG